One part of the Prionailurus bengalensis isolate Pbe53 chromosome B2, Fcat_Pben_1.1_paternal_pri, whole genome shotgun sequence genome encodes these proteins:
- the CCNC gene encoding cyclin-C isoform X1: MAGNFWQSSHYLQWILDKQDLLKERQKDLKFLSEEEYWKLQIFFTNVIQALGEHLKLRQQVIATATVYFKRFYARYSLKSIDPVLMAPTCVFLASKVEEFGVVSNTRLISAATSVLKTRFSYAFPKEFPYRMNHILECEFYLLELMDCCLIVYHPYRPLLQYVQDMGQEDMLLPLAWRIVNDTYRTDLCLLYPPFMIALACLHVACVVQQKDARQWFAELSVDMEKILEIIRVILKLYEQWKNFDERKEMATILSKMPKPKPPPNSEGEQGPNGSQNSSYSQS; this comes from the exons ATGGCAGGGAACTTTTGGCAGAGCTCCCATTA tttGCAATGGATTTTGGATAAACAAGATCTGTTGAAGGAACGCCAGAAGGACTTAAAGTTTCTCTCAGAAGAAGAGTATtggaaattacaaatattttttacaaatg ttattCAAGCATTAGGTGAACATCTTAAATTAAGACAACAAGTTATTGCCACTGCTACAGTCTATTTCAAGAGATTCTATGCCAG GTATTCTCTGAAAAGTATAGATCCTGTATTAATGGCTCCTACATGTGTGTTTTTGGCATCCAAAGTAGAG GAATTTGGAGTAGTCTCAAATACAAGATTGATTTCTGCTGCTACTTCTGTAT tAAAAACTAGATTTTCATATGCCTTTCCAAAGGAATTCCCTTATAGGATGAACCAT atattaGAATGTGAATTCTATCTTTTAGAACTAATG GATTGTTGCTTGATAGTGTATCATCCTTATAGACCTTTGCTCCAGTATGTGCAGGACATGGGCCAAGAAGACATGTTGCTTCCCCTTGCATG GAGGATAGTGAATGATACCTACAGAACGGATCTTTGCCTACTGTATCCTCCTTTCATGATAGCTTTAG cTTGTCTACATGTAGCCTGTGTTGTACAGCAGAAAGATGCCAGACAGTGGTTTGCTGAACTTTCTGTGGATATGGAGAAG ATTTTGGAAATAATCAGGGTTATTTTGAAACTGTATGAGCAGTGGAAGAATTTTGATGAGAGAAAAGAGATGGCAACTATTCTTAGTAAGATGCCGAAACCAAAACCTCCTCCAAACAG TGAAGGAGAGCAGGGTCCAAATGGAAGTCAGAACTCTAGCTACAGCCAATCTTAA
- the CCNC gene encoding cyclin-C isoform X2, with protein sequence MAGNFWQSSHYLQWILDKQDLLKERQKDLKFLSEEEYWKLQIFFTNVIQALGEHLKLRQQVIATATVYFKRFYARYSLKSIDPVLMAPTCVFLASKVEEFGVVSNTRLISAATSVLKTRFSYAFPKEFPYRMNHILECEFYLLELMDCCLIVYHPYRPLLQYVQDMGQEDMLLPLAWRIVNDTYRTDLCLLYPPFMIALACLHVACVVQQKDARQWFAELSVDMEKILEIIRVILKLYEQWKNFDERKEMATILSKMPKPKPPPNRNSLSDSPLVAGPEAAR encoded by the exons ATGGCAGGGAACTTTTGGCAGAGCTCCCATTA tttGCAATGGATTTTGGATAAACAAGATCTGTTGAAGGAACGCCAGAAGGACTTAAAGTTTCTCTCAGAAGAAGAGTATtggaaattacaaatattttttacaaatg ttattCAAGCATTAGGTGAACATCTTAAATTAAGACAACAAGTTATTGCCACTGCTACAGTCTATTTCAAGAGATTCTATGCCAG GTATTCTCTGAAAAGTATAGATCCTGTATTAATGGCTCCTACATGTGTGTTTTTGGCATCCAAAGTAGAG GAATTTGGAGTAGTCTCAAATACAAGATTGATTTCTGCTGCTACTTCTGTAT tAAAAACTAGATTTTCATATGCCTTTCCAAAGGAATTCCCTTATAGGATGAACCAT atattaGAATGTGAATTCTATCTTTTAGAACTAATG GATTGTTGCTTGATAGTGTATCATCCTTATAGACCTTTGCTCCAGTATGTGCAGGACATGGGCCAAGAAGACATGTTGCTTCCCCTTGCATG GAGGATAGTGAATGATACCTACAGAACGGATCTTTGCCTACTGTATCCTCCTTTCATGATAGCTTTAG cTTGTCTACATGTAGCCTGTGTTGTACAGCAGAAAGATGCCAGACAGTGGTTTGCTGAACTTTCTGTGGATATGGAGAAG ATTTTGGAAATAATCAGGGTTATTTTGAAACTGTATGAGCAGTGGAAGAATTTTGATGAGAGAAAAGAGATGGCAACTATTCTTAGTAAGATGCCGAAACCAAAACCTCCTCCAAACAG aaattccCTGAGTGATTCTCCACTAGTGGCAGGGCCTGAAGCTGCAAGATGA